The Rutidosis leptorrhynchoides isolate AG116_Rl617_1_P2 unplaced genomic scaffold, CSIRO_AGI_Rlap_v1 contig322, whole genome shotgun sequence genome segment CGTGTGGTCTAGAGGCAAGTTGGAGTCCTCTAGCTGCTCTTTCATGTGCGTTTTTTGTATGTATGGTGGATATAGTGTCGATTTTGGGTGATTAGGTGAGGTAAACCGAAGTATGGATGACTTGTTCTTGAAGTGGTGTGACTGTTTTCGCTCGAACGGTTTGAGTCAGAATGTTGTGTGAGCTTGCATGTATGTTTGGAGTTAGATTTTGGCTTCGATATATTCATTAAAGTTGTAGCTTACATCTTAAACTACAACATGCTAAAATTTTGTGGAAAATGATAGAGATTTAAGAGGTTAAACTCTCGTCTTACGGAGACCTCAGATCTGGAACGATTTCACTGACATCTTGATGGATTTGTGGTTGCATGTTGATTTGTGCTAATAATCTTTCTTCGatctcttcatgaaagttgtaggggACATCTTAAAATACAATATACTCAAATTTGAAGTGAAATGAACAAGTATAGCCTAGTAAATCGACTAGATCTTGAAGACGGAAATTCTGGAGATGTATTACAGGACACCCGAGACTTCATGGACTTAAAAGACGACTATAATCTGGTTAGCTGACTTAGATCTCTTCATGAAACTTGTAGAGGACATCTTGATGAAGACCATAATAAAATTTCAGAGGAAACGAAAAAGAATAGGTAGGTAAAAACTCAGTATTTCGGAGAAGCATGTTCTGGACGATTCGGTGTTGGATCCAGAAGCTTCGTGAGACTGTAGAAAATAATCTAAAAAGAATCTGGCTTGGAAGTCTCCATGAAAGATGTACGAAAATGTCTTGAATATGACTCGGTAAAATTTCGTAAATTTTGGAGGTCGTATGGATATTTTAATCGAATTTCTTCAAAAACTGTGCATTCTGGTTTCATCCGaaaatgacatgccattttgtgGAAATTGCGAAATTGTGTGAAATTCTATTTGGCCATGTATTTTGCATGTAATTATTATTCTATTGGCTTGTTTGTCACTTGCCTTAATTTTTATAATCTTTGGGAATTTatagatattaaatttaatattttttttttaaaataacaaaAGCTGGAATTTAAATAAATGAAAAAGGGCATGATAAATGGATTATTTTAATTGGCATAAATTCCAtgaattttattttataaataattgCACCATGTAGTATGTGTAATGAGGTCTTGATGTATGCATTGAGATGCATTTGTGAATTCAATGTTGAACATGATTGTTGGTTGCCATTGCATCATATGCCATGCTAAATTGAGACCGAAATTGGTGAACATGAATAATGTTAAATGAGGAGATTGTTGTGGCGGATGATAATGCCCAGGGAGTGTCGGGATGCCCGGTGGTATACGGTACGTAATTCCAGGGGAGGCCTGGTGGTATGTCGGTACATAATTCCGGAAGCCCTGTCGGAGGTCTTTGCCCGAAGGGAATGCCTCGCGATGCCAGGATTTGGGTGCGAGATGCCCGGCCAAGGAGTGTAAATGCCGGATGTCCGGTTGTATCTTGGATACATGCCCGGAGGTTCCTCGTGATGCTAGTTGGGATGCGAGATGCCCAGAATGAGGGGGGCCGGATGCCCGGTTGTATCTTGGATACATGTTCGGATGGTTCTCGCGATGCCAGGATTGGGCGTGAGTGATGAATGTGGGATGCAAACATTGGTCCCGGGAAAGAGAAATGTGGCGGTCCAATATGAAAAGATGAGATtgagaaattgaaattgaaatatgCATGATGATAtgcatgatatgatgatgatgatatggcatGATGATATGCATGATACAATGATGATATATGATATGGCATGGTGATAtgcatgatatgatgatgatgatgtcatgatGATGATGACATGTGCGATATGATGATGTCATGATGATGATGACATGTGTGATATGATGATGCCATGATGATGGGATGACATGTGTATGGTATGATGGTGTaatgtatatgatgatgatgacatgTGTAATATAAAAATGTCATGATGACGATGATATgagtatgacatgatgatacacatGTATGTGCTATGACTGTGGTGATGATGCATGATAGTATATGCATGGCTTCAAGGTAAGTAATGCCTGCAATGCATGTATGACTTGTATGATGCAATGAGTGGTTATTGGATTCCTTTACCTGCTGAGTGGTTGTACTCACCCATTTTGGGGACCAACATTTTAGATTAGTAGATGGATTGAGCGGTTGGATATGACCGTAAGAAGGAGGATAGCAAAGGAGGGAACTTTTGGACGCCGACACTAATCGATGGACTCTAAAGTATACGACTGTTAGAAGAGACGTCGGTCATCTTTTGAAATATAGCCAAGTATAGAAAGACTATGGCATTTTGATGTATCGACTAATGATGTCCATCAAGTTATGTAAATAAAAGTGTACGGCTTTGACTTATATAAAATGTTTAGTTAGTGTGCATCGTTTTCTGAATGTAGGGAATGGAGTTGTTGGTTATGCTTCCGTTATATGAATTGCGCAAGGGACCGATTTAAAATATGTAAACCCCCAGGTTGTATGGACCCGCTGCAATTGAAATGGTATTAGAGTGACATGTTATTAGGAAAAGTGAATGGTAAGCGATCTGTGGTGACCCTAATCGAATCGGGGGCCGTCGAGGGGTGCCACATCCCTgtattggtatcagagcgatggtctattTGGAGTGATAAGGAGCCTCAAATGGAAATGAGGATAGAAAGATGCACACCATAGGATACTAACTAAGAGTAGTTGACTAACTTTGAACAACGGGTGATGGGTATTCACTCGTATATCCCTGGTAACTAGTGTGATGTTGCTTTTGTGTGTCAGTAACATTCTATGTTACTTATGTGACTTTAGTAAATAACCTTAATTAGTGATCTGACTAGTGACATCGAGTTGCAAATTATTCTTGAGGCAAATGCTTGGAAATTGCAGGAAAGTCATGGTATGAGCTGGAAGTGCTCATCCATCGAGGGTTGAACCCCGAATGGAAGACATCCTGCAGGCATTGGCTAATATTGGAAATCTGATGGAAAGGCAAGCGCAGCAACAACCTGGAGTGGAACGTCGCCCTCAGGGACTGGTGGAACAATTTCTGAAGTTGAAACCACTTAAGTTTAGTGGAATGGGAAGTCCTGAGGAGGCGGAACATTGGATTGATGGAATGGAACGGATTTTCCGGTTGTTGGACTGTAGTGATGCTGAGAAAATAGTTTTAGCAGAGTACCAGTTGGAGGGAAATGCAAAGTTTTGGTGGAGAGCTTCGAAGGATACAATCTTTCCACCAGGTACTGATTTGAATTGGGATGAGTTTGTTAGAGCTTTCAATAGGAAGCATTTTTCTGATTGTGCCAAGGATAGGAAGATCACTGAATTTGTTCAGTTGGAACAGAAGGAGCTGACAGTAGACCAGTATGAGGCAAAATTTTCTGAATTGTCTAGGTATGCTCCTAGATTAGGTGAGGATCGAGAGGAAAAGGCAAAGAGATTTCTAAAAGGGCTAAGGACTGATATCAGGAAACAACGTGTGCCTCTGAATATAAGagattataatgaaatatatgAAAGGGCACGGTTGGTGGAGCAAGAGTTAGTGAGAGAGCAATCGGAATCTAAGAGACAGATAGCCTTTAGTGGTATTCAAAAGGGTAAGAGACCTTATCCTGGTCAAAGTCGGCCCTGGGGATCTAAGAAGAGGAGTAATTTTGGGAATTCTAGAAAGGTCAGAAGTGGCCCGATTCTAGGAAGAGTACCCTACCAGGGTAATATTTGTCAGAGATGTGGTGGACAACATGGACCAGGACCCTGTAATGATCGATTGAAATGTTTTGGCTGTGGGCAGAGAGGTCACTTTAAGAAAGATTGTCCACAAGGAAGGTCGCAGCCGAATGTCAGCTCGGTGCGACAAGTACAACAAAGTACTGGTGGACCAAATTTACTAAGGAACCCACAGAGGCCACCACCATAAGGAAGGGTGTATGCAGTCACTCAAGAGGAAGCAGGAGCTTCCTAAAGTGTTATCTCAGGTATGATTTCGATAGAGGGATAAGAAGGTATATGCGTTATTTGATGTGAGTGACACGCATTCATTTGTGTCCGAAAAATATAGATGATTGTGAGGAGTAGGAACAAATCTCTAGATATGCCTCTTCGTATTTCTGCATCGCTGAAAGATATGTTGTTATCTACGTTAGTATGTGAGATGTGTGACATAACCCTAGTGGAATGAGATCTGGAAATGGACTTGATAGTGATAGTTATGTATTACTTTGATGTCATCATAGGAATGAACTAGCTCCGTAAGCAATGGACTAGGATGAATGATCTCCTGAGATAGTACTTACTCATGCGCTAAGGATAAAACCGTGAGGCTAAGAATGGGATAAGTCTATTAGAGTGGCGCAGCGGAAGCATGGTTAAGCTTGTAGAACTCTTGTTCGTAAGAAAGAAGGACAAGTCGATGCATTTATTATAGACAATTGAATCAGGTGACAGTTAAGAATAAGTATCCCTCATCTAGAATTGATGACGTATTCGACCAACTGCAAGGAAGTTTGGTCTTTAATTGACTTGAGATCAGGATACCAgttaaggataaagaaagaagacaTTCCTAAGACCGCATCTAGGGCTCGCTATGGACACTATGAGTTCCTAGTTATGctatttggattgacgaatgccttAGCTACATTCAAGGGTTTAATGAATAAGATAATTAAGCCTTATTTGGATAAATTGTGATTGTCTTCATTTGATGATATCCTGATGAGGACCTGAAGACGTGCGTAGCATCTAAGCGTAGTGCTGCAAGCGAGGTTTAAGAAGTGAATTATAGAGAGTGAGTTATGAATTTGAGGATTAAGTTATGATCATTTGAGCTAAGTAGTGACTTCTTATTAGAGGATCTTATTGGAAGTCTTGATGCATTACATGGAGACATTTAGTATGTATAGATTGATCTTGGAAGCCATGAGTTTGAGTGGTCATATGAGACATGGAATTAGTTGAGGTTTATATGTCGGAATAATAGGTTTAATCGATGGTGGTCGACTTTTAATTTTAGGTGGTGATCTCAGTTTGAAAGGATTTGGTGGAATTAGTGGATGATCAATTGTGGTTATAGTCTTTCCAAGGTGGAATGGTGGAAGTTCAAATTGTGGATTTGGTGAGTGATTAGTCTAAGTGATGATCATTTAGGATGAGATCTGAGATATATTCGGTGGAAACTAGACAAGTTCTTATCTTGGTGGATTGtcgatttttgaattgaatgagtcTTGGTGGACTATCGATATTTGAACCAAATGAATGGTATTATATTTTAGGCTTGAATTTATGTTGCAGTGAATGCATAGTGAATGTCTTTGTTGGACTGAACCAAATGAGTTATTGGTGGTGTTGATTTTGATGGTTCTAGGTTTGAATTGGTGGTGACAAAGGTATAGAGATTACACCAACAGTTTTGGTGGAATAGCATGAAGGCGGACTTAGCTAAACACGTTTCCTAGCGTTTAACATGCCAGCAAGTGAAAGTCTACTAACCTATATAATGCATCGCCATTGTTGTCTGATGTAGTGCAATTAGATTGGAAACACTTGAGTTTGGATGTTTTCAAAGTTCTAAGATTTTGCATGTAAATTACTTTGAAAATCTTAAGGTCGGGACTGAGTTTGATGACTCGCCGATGCGTTGATTTCGGTATTTCAAGAAAGGCTTAGGATTTTGGTATTTCAAAGTTTTTAGTTTCAAAAATCTTTACGACAGGACCAATATTATCGACTTGCTGAACTATGATTTTCAATACTTCAAGAAATGCTTATGGTTTTTGGATAAAATTACCACCTGTACATCCCAAGTTTTGAACTTCAATCGAAAAGCAGATTTTGATTGCGAACTATTTTAGAAAATCTCTTGAATTTCATCAAAATTTATGAGTACTGTGACACCGTGCCCAAATGTTTTAAGAAATGTTTTCTATTTCAAAGAATTCTGAACTTTTTATAGAAAACATTTCCAACCCATTGGAGTTGGGATTGAGATTGGAATTTTGCCAACGTATCGATTTAAATTTTACTAAGGGTTttgataaagtattttatttcgCGCCGTGATGCAAGTGCGACTCAAGGCTTTACACGTGGATTTCGAAAAACATTTGTAATTTAAACGTGATCATGGATTTTATGGAATTGGTGTCATGCTTTGAATTTGTGAATTGGTTTCAACGATATGAGATTTACCTATTTTCAAAGACTATTATTGTTATACCGCTATGTCTTTGAAATCCCTGTTTTGCATTATTTGATATCATGAAGTGGAATTTTTAAGAACTCAAAGGATTTTCCACATTGATGatttgaaaatgttttgacatggaAATGACATATGATTTCAAAGCTTGCTATTGTTGTTGAATGCTTTTGAAAACCTCAGTTTGTATTCTTTGATTTCATGAAGGAAGATTTTCAAGCGTTCAAAAGAAATTTCAGATGTGGTTATTGTTTTAAAAATTGTTTATGATGTTGAGATAAATTAAGATATGTCAAGAGCTTGCATCCTTAACTTTAGAAGAAGTATCAACCCGACCCTAGTTGCATACTCGATCATGAAGCCATCAAAATAGCTGAGAAAGTGAGGTACATTGAAGAGCCTGTGCAAGTGCTGGATCGAAAGGAACAAATTCCCAGGACCAAGAGAATTCCTTTGGTTAACATATTATGGCGATATCATGATGTGGAAGAAGCCACATGGGAGAGTGTAAATGAGATGAGAGAAAGGTACTCTCACTTATTTCAAGAGACAT includes the following:
- the LOC139882886 gene encoding uncharacterized protein, with product MEDILQALANIGNLMERQAQQQPGVERRPQGLVEQFLKLKPLKFSGMGSPEEAEHWIDGMERIFRLLDCSDAEKIVLAEYQLEGNAKFWWRASKDTIFPPGTDLNWDEFVRAFNRKHFSDCAKDRKITEFVQLEQKELTVDQYEAKFSELSRYAPRLGEDREEKAKRFLKGLRTDIRKQRVPLNIRDYNEIYERARLVEQELVREQSESKRQIAFSGIQKGKRPYPGQSRPWGSKKRSNFGNSRKVRSGPILGRVPYQGNICQRCGGQHGPGPCNDRLKCFGCGQRGHFKKDCPQGRSQPNVSSVRQVQQSTGGPNLLRNPQRPPP